One Paucidesulfovibrio longus DSM 6739 genomic window carries:
- the polA gene encoding DNA polymerase I, with protein sequence MSIKERFTESAEPLYLVDGTSFLYRGFYAYPDLKRSDGFPTNAIFIVLRILLRILRDEKPKYLGFFMDGKGPTFRHEMFDQYKAQRPRMPEDLAAQIEPLREAVQLMGLHLIVSEGVEADDCIASLAARHKHERPVVIVGSDKDLKQCIDTRVVLWDPAGKSEKLTTLEDFTKETGLTPAQWPDFQALTGDTSDNIPGIPGVGPKTAEKIMAEAANLEELRDGGLERLPEKLRAKVAEHLENTFLYRELTRMRTDCCEDAALDQLQVRPLEASGLGEFLRTYEFRSLLNELFSMLPKDAEAAAASGKPAAPKGRQTGKSEAQAQASLFGAAPIPAPSGPPLEPGLLEAPADLPDCAGKTIGLVVRDKGIRIAVQESGGPGEEQKYTGPLPELVESLAKAATVATPDVQSLLRAAPAWEALPLEKWFDLGLAAYLLDPEERNYSWERLHQSIFQPDPDQPDAPEPANLHPDAHAQAALVCMERLAPRLKNANLDELMREMELPLLPVLTGMERAGIRLDQQAFGDFLDEVQGEIENLTSEIHKLADEDFNIRSSQQVAGVLFDKLGLKPAGKTPGGAPSTANQVLEKIRDTHPIVEALLQFRMLEKLRSTYLEPLPKLVDENGRLHTHFNLSATATGRLSSSGPNLQNIPIRGPQGKRMRACFTAAPGKLLAAADYSQIELRVLAHFSKDPALLNAFAHDEDIHSRTAALLFDKDSPQAVTSEERRSAKTINFGLIYGMGPQRLARELKVTLNDAKGFIERYFERLSTLKAFYDTIVEDAAAHGFVTTLAGRRRLLPGLHSRNQQVESQAKRQAVNTVIQGSAADVIKLAMLAASRDQALQDLDAVLLLQVHDELLLEAPEAAAGKAGERLAEVMQNVVELRVPLKVDMGIGLNWAEAH encoded by the coding sequence ATGAGCATCAAAGAACGCTTTACCGAGTCGGCAGAACCCCTCTATCTCGTTGACGGAACCAGCTTCCTCTACCGGGGATTCTACGCCTACCCCGACCTGAAACGGTCCGACGGCTTCCCCACCAACGCCATCTTCATCGTCCTGCGCATCCTTCTGCGGATTCTGCGCGACGAAAAACCAAAATATCTCGGCTTCTTCATGGACGGCAAAGGCCCCACCTTCCGGCATGAAATGTTCGACCAGTACAAGGCCCAAAGGCCGCGCATGCCCGAAGACCTCGCCGCCCAGATCGAGCCGCTGCGCGAGGCGGTCCAGCTCATGGGCCTGCATCTCATCGTTTCCGAAGGAGTGGAGGCCGACGACTGCATCGCCTCCCTGGCCGCGCGCCACAAGCACGAGCGCCCCGTGGTCATCGTCGGCTCGGACAAAGACCTCAAGCAGTGCATCGATACGCGCGTGGTGCTCTGGGATCCGGCGGGAAAAAGCGAAAAGCTGACCACCCTGGAAGACTTCACCAAGGAAACCGGCCTGACCCCGGCCCAATGGCCCGATTTCCAGGCCCTCACCGGCGACACCTCGGACAACATTCCCGGCATTCCCGGCGTCGGCCCCAAGACCGCCGAAAAGATCATGGCCGAGGCCGCCAACCTGGAAGAACTTCGCGACGGCGGGCTGGAGCGCCTGCCTGAAAAGCTGCGGGCCAAGGTCGCCGAACACCTGGAGAACACCTTCCTCTACCGCGAGCTGACGCGCATGCGCACGGACTGCTGCGAGGACGCCGCCCTGGACCAGCTCCAGGTCCGGCCCCTGGAAGCCTCCGGCCTGGGCGAATTCCTGCGCACCTACGAATTCCGCTCCCTGCTGAATGAATTGTTCTCCATGCTGCCCAAGGACGCGGAAGCCGCTGCCGCGTCAGGAAAACCAGCGGCCCCCAAGGGCAGGCAGACGGGCAAATCCGAAGCACAAGCCCAGGCCAGCCTTTTCGGCGCTGCGCCGATCCCCGCGCCGTCTGGCCCGCCCCTGGAGCCCGGCCTCCTGGAAGCTCCCGCCGACCTGCCCGACTGCGCGGGCAAGACCATCGGGCTCGTGGTCCGCGACAAGGGCATCCGCATCGCCGTTCAGGAATCCGGCGGCCCCGGCGAGGAACAGAAGTACACCGGCCCTCTGCCCGAACTCGTCGAGAGCCTCGCCAAGGCCGCAACCGTGGCCACGCCCGACGTGCAAAGCCTGCTGCGCGCCGCCCCCGCCTGGGAAGCGCTGCCCCTGGAAAAATGGTTCGATCTCGGACTCGCCGCCTATCTGCTCGATCCGGAAGAGCGCAATTACTCCTGGGAGCGCCTGCACCAGAGCATTTTCCAGCCCGACCCGGACCAGCCCGACGCGCCCGAACCGGCGAACCTTCATCCGGACGCCCACGCTCAGGCCGCCCTGGTCTGCATGGAACGACTGGCCCCGCGCCTGAAAAACGCGAACCTCGACGAATTGATGCGGGAAATGGAACTCCCCCTCCTCCCGGTGCTGACCGGCATGGAGCGGGCAGGCATTCGGCTCGACCAGCAGGCCTTCGGCGATTTTCTCGATGAAGTGCAAGGCGAAATCGAAAACCTGACCAGCGAAATCCACAAGCTTGCGGACGAGGATTTCAATATCCGCTCCAGTCAGCAGGTCGCGGGGGTGCTCTTCGACAAGCTCGGACTCAAGCCCGCGGGCAAGACCCCGGGCGGCGCGCCTTCCACGGCCAACCAGGTTCTGGAGAAAATCAGGGACACCCACCCCATCGTGGAGGCCCTGCTCCAGTTCCGCATGCTCGAAAAACTCCGCTCCACCTACCTCGAACCGCTGCCGAAGCTGGTGGACGAAAACGGGCGGCTGCACACCCACTTCAACCTCAGCGCCACGGCCACCGGACGCCTCTCCAGCTCCGGGCCGAACCTTCAGAACATCCCCATTCGCGGCCCCCAGGGCAAGCGCATGCGCGCCTGCTTCACTGCCGCGCCCGGCAAGCTCCTGGCCGCCGCCGACTACTCGCAGATCGAGCTGCGCGTGCTCGCGCATTTTTCCAAAGACCCTGCCCTGCTCAACGCGTTCGCCCACGACGAGGACATTCACTCGCGCACGGCCGCGCTGCTCTTCGACAAAGACTCGCCGCAAGCCGTCACCAGCGAGGAGCGCCGCTCGGCCAAGACCATCAACTTCGGTCTCATCTACGGCATGGGCCCCCAGCGCCTCGCCCGCGAGCTGAAGGTCACGCTGAACGACGCCAAAGGCTTCATCGAACGCTACTTCGAGCGCCTCTCCACGCTCAAGGCCTTCTACGACACCATCGTGGAAGACGCCGCCGCGCACGGCTTCGTCACCACACTGGCCGGTCGCCGACGCCTTCTGCCCGGCCTCCATTCCCGGAACCAGCAGGTCGAATCCCAGGCCAAGCGCCAGGCAGTGAACACCGTGATCCAAGGCTCGGCCGCCGACGTGATCAAGCTGGCCATGCTCGCCGCCTCAAGGGACCAGGCGCTCCAGGAT
- a CDS encoding DHH family phosphoesterase, whose protein sequence is MALFRQLDEQLEKMLALFNKDERWLIVINADPDALGSAMALKRIMTRRVQDVAIGQINEIKRPDNLAMIRYLRIPTRKIIPNLAAQYDKFALIDSQPHHHPAFDDYKFTLVIDHHPVFKDKPVDAAYTDLRPKYGATCTMLTEYLYNLKIRPAKLLASALMYGIKTDTSDWEREFIDADVAAFKYLSKFSDPSLINRISRSEFHLDWLRFFSRAFYNLRRVGTGGLFAHMGKVENADILVIVADFFTRVHGASWVVISGIAEDKLVGIFRGDGIRRDMGKFAAQMLGDLGSAGGHKGAARGEVPLEALKNEDPEMFMLKKLGQGKRKMFKRL, encoded by the coding sequence ATGGCCTTATTTCGACAACTCGACGAACAGCTAGAAAAAATGCTGGCCCTTTTCAACAAGGACGAGCGCTGGCTCATCGTCATCAACGCCGACCCGGACGCCCTGGGATCGGCCATGGCGCTGAAGCGCATCATGACCCGACGGGTTCAGGACGTGGCCATCGGCCAGATCAACGAGATCAAGCGTCCCGACAACCTGGCCATGATACGATATCTGCGCATCCCAACGCGCAAGATCATCCCCAATCTCGCAGCCCAGTACGACAAATTCGCGCTCATCGATTCCCAGCCGCACCACCACCCCGCTTTCGACGACTACAAGTTCACCCTGGTCATCGACCACCACCCGGTCTTCAAGGACAAGCCCGTGGACGCCGCGTACACGGACCTGCGCCCCAAATACGGCGCGACCTGCACCATGCTGACCGAATATCTCTACAACCTGAAGATCCGCCCGGCCAAGCTCCTGGCCAGCGCCCTGATGTACGGCATCAAGACCGACACCAGCGACTGGGAACGCGAATTCATCGACGCGGACGTGGCCGCCTTCAAATATCTCTCGAAATTCTCCGATCCCTCGCTGATCAACCGCATCTCCCGCAGCGAGTTCCATCTCGACTGGCTGCGCTTCTTCTCCCGCGCCTTCTACAACCTCCGGCGCGTGGGCACAGGCGGTCTCTTCGCCCACATGGGCAAGGTCGAAAACGCCGACATCCTCGTCATCGTCGCGGACTTCTTCACCCGCGTGCACGGCGCGTCCTGGGTCGTCATCTCCGGCATCGCCGAAGACAAGCTCGTGGGCATCTTCCGGGGCGACGGAATCCGCCGCGACATGGGCAAGTTCGCGGCCCAGATGCTCGGCGACCTCGGCTCCGCCGGCGGACACAAAGGCGCCGCGCGCGGCGAAGTGCCCCTGGAAGCGCTCAAGAACGAAGACCCGGAAATGTTCATGCTCAAGAAGCTGGGCCAGGGCAAGCGCAAGATGTTCAAGCGGCTCTAG
- a CDS encoding bifunctional adenosylcobinamide kinase/adenosylcobinamide-phosphate guanylyltransferase, which yields MISLVLGGNKSGKSAFALDLLEESPEPCLFVATGKAMDLDFRRQILDHKQDRGPALPVLESGPDLPDILGTITKGYGAVLIDSLDFWLFSCIPDESEDQPVERLLDVLRVWQGPDLILVSCEIGLGPLPAGREARFFVRRLGRLNQAVARLADQVFLVCAGLPLTLKKG from the coding sequence ATGATCTCGCTGGTTCTCGGCGGCAACAAGTCGGGCAAATCCGCCTTCGCTCTCGACCTGCTCGAAGAATCGCCGGAACCGTGCCTTTTCGTGGCCACGGGCAAGGCCATGGACCTGGATTTCCGCCGTCAGATCCTGGACCACAAGCAGGACCGGGGGCCCGCGCTTCCCGTGCTCGAATCCGGACCCGACTTGCCAGATATCCTGGGAACCATTACAAAGGGATACGGAGCGGTATTGATCGACAGCCTTGACTTCTGGCTCTTTTCCTGTATCCCGGACGAGTCGGAAGACCAGCCTGTCGAGCGGTTGCTGGACGTGCTGCGGGTCTGGCAAGGTCCGGACCTGATCCTGGTTTCGTGCGAAATCGGCCTCGGCCCTCTGCCCGCAGGCAGAGAGGCCAGATTTTTTGTCCGGCGGCTGGGCAGGCTCAATCAGGCCGTCGCCCGCCTTGCGGACCAGGTTTTTCTGGTCTGCGCGGGCCTGCCTCTGACGCTGAAGAAGGGATAA
- the cbiR gene encoding cobamide remodeling phosphodiesterase CbiR, with product MPKNDTHVNQSACSAERQNFPFRIAAPSWLLPGTVSENCAWIAEHLQGSVDEVALMFLETEPCLAYTAEELTPPWLLPQELAEDEDTGEDMGVDMGKDAEETEARPAPLTFHAHLPLDLPWEQGLEKAWRMLERLLARADRLSPRRYVLHPPPEGIPLRMLAGRFAAAGIEPRKVLLENVQGCDLTEIWPEVLESGFGACVDLGHILLYRQYQMLALPGLGERVDMLHLSAPDPTRPGRHLPLSELDDTGRLLLGSMLSALRPGATVVLEVFDVEGFRSSLQTLLALAPGAGTQA from the coding sequence ATGCCCAAAAACGATACGCACGTAAATCAAAGCGCCTGCTCTGCGGAGCGGCAGAACTTTCCCTTTCGAATCGCGGCTCCGAGCTGGCTTTTGCCCGGCACTGTGTCGGAAAACTGCGCATGGATCGCGGAGCACCTGCAAGGCTCCGTGGACGAGGTCGCGCTCATGTTTCTGGAAACCGAGCCCTGCCTCGCCTACACTGCGGAGGAACTGACGCCGCCCTGGCTCCTGCCGCAGGAGTTGGCCGAAGATGAGGACACGGGCGAAGACATGGGCGTGGACATGGGCAAGGACGCGGAAGAAACCGAAGCCCGCCCCGCGCCCCTGACCTTTCACGCCCATCTGCCCCTGGACCTGCCCTGGGAACAGGGCCTGGAAAAGGCCTGGCGCATGCTGGAGCGGCTGCTGGCCCGCGCGGATCGCCTGAGTCCGCGGCGCTACGTGCTCCATCCCCCGCCGGAAGGAATTCCGCTGCGCATGCTCGCCGGGCGTTTCGCCGCGGCAGGCATCGAACCGCGCAAGGTGCTGCTCGAAAACGTCCAGGGCTGCGATCTCACGGAAATCTGGCCCGAAGTGCTGGAAAGCGGTTTCGGCGCCTGCGTGGACCTGGGCCACATCCTGCTCTACCGCCAATATCAGATGCTGGCTCTGCCGGGCCTGGGCGAGCGGGTGGACATGCTCCACCTCAGCGCGCCGGACCCGACCCGGCCCGGACGCCACCTGCCCCTGTCGGAACTGGACGACACGGGACGCCTGCTGCTGGGATCCATGCTCAGCGCGCTGCGCCCCGGCGCCACCGTCGTGCTCGAAGTCTTCGACGTGGAAGGCTTCCGCTCCTCGCTGCAAACGCTACTGGCGCTCGCCCCCGGAGCCGGGACGCAGGCATGA
- a CDS encoding UvrD-helicase domain-containing protein, whose protein sequence is MDRFTADLHIHSRFSRATSKNLNLRGLAAWARVKGIDVLGTGDFTHPEWVAEMEDQLREDGRGLYVLKDPAGIGAEVPALDGDPAGVTRFMLQAEISSIYKRGGKVRKVHNLVYMPDLDSVRRFNERLAQVGNLASDGRPILGLDSRNLLEMVLETHPMAFLVPAHIWTPWFALFGSNSGFDSVEECFGDLSQHIFAMETGLSSDPEMNWTWSALDRFRMISNSDAHSGEKLGRECNLFQGEASYEGIYRALRGESLGHKFLGTLEFFPEEGKYHMDGHRKCGVVMDPQETAMRGGLCPVCGKPVTRGVLARIADLADRAEPQRPQGQPGFESMIPFKEVLGEILGVGAGSKKVHARYLELVGAFGSELAVLRRAPLEDIRRLDPVLAEGIGRMREGQVMRKPGFDGEFGVISLFTPQERDRIRNGLFLAPQPEQMAAPKESEAPTDDDPAPAQPMAVRVAADAARIRYNSDQRRAISAGPGPVLVVAGPGTGKTQTLMGRITRLLEAGEPPRRILVLTFTRRAAVELRERLQATLGLDADAPLPQAGTLHSLAFEYWRHAYGEEPVVLDEHSAKTIFAEVNPELTGRELDRAWERHNLARETLAEQEPALAEAVQRYTKQKESWNLADYTDLLEFLLEQSQGEAFQRIHHHVLVDEVQDLSPLQIKLVTSLTKDKGEGFFAIGDPCQSIYGFRGAAGNAEELLRAVWPKLERIPLHENYRSGQKILNAALGLFPKEPRLEAQQDIDARLHIFRAPDGRREAAWISERIKRLIGATSHSLTDAGGQGRYAPGDLAVLVRFRGLIPIIEGALKRYGVPCATPETEAFWNEPRVAAILRAAGRTLGLACGEGPEGDKCLEFPAHLLPGGPGALRAYLSASGGYDDFFWKGKAFRELKQAYERRGGWAGLVNWVHLQSDLELVRRTAEKVQIMTLHASKGLEFDVVFLPGLEEGILPFAGTDMLTGNAGGARLPADVEEEKRLLYVGMTRAKRELFLSHAERRMLFGRTLNPQPSRFLKEIPAELMTRSTLTARKVQKERRISLLD, encoded by the coding sequence ATGGACCGCTTTACCGCCGATCTGCACATCCACTCCCGGTTTTCCCGCGCCACGAGCAAAAACCTGAACCTCCGGGGACTCGCGGCCTGGGCGCGGGTCAAGGGAATCGACGTGCTCGGCACGGGCGACTTCACCCACCCCGAATGGGTCGCCGAGATGGAGGATCAGCTCCGCGAGGACGGGCGCGGCCTCTACGTGCTCAAGGATCCGGCGGGCATCGGCGCGGAAGTCCCCGCCCTGGACGGCGATCCGGCCGGGGTGACCCGCTTCATGCTCCAGGCCGAAATCAGCTCCATCTACAAGCGCGGCGGCAAGGTCCGCAAGGTCCACAACCTCGTCTACATGCCGGACCTGGATTCCGTGCGCCGCTTCAACGAACGCCTGGCCCAGGTGGGCAACCTGGCTTCGGACGGCAGGCCCATCCTCGGCCTGGATTCGCGCAACCTCCTGGAAATGGTCCTGGAGACGCACCCCATGGCCTTCCTGGTCCCGGCGCACATCTGGACCCCCTGGTTCGCGCTCTTCGGCTCCAATTCCGGCTTCGACTCCGTGGAGGAATGCTTCGGCGACCTTTCCCAGCACATCTTCGCCATGGAAACGGGCCTCTCCTCCGATCCGGAAATGAACTGGACCTGGAGCGCGCTGGACCGTTTCCGGATGATCTCCAACTCGGACGCGCATTCCGGCGAAAAGCTCGGCCGCGAGTGCAACCTCTTCCAGGGCGAGGCCTCCTACGAAGGCATCTATCGCGCCCTGCGCGGCGAAAGCCTGGGCCACAAATTTCTCGGCACGCTCGAATTCTTCCCGGAAGAGGGCAAGTACCACATGGACGGCCACCGCAAATGCGGCGTGGTCATGGACCCGCAGGAAACGGCCATGCGCGGCGGGCTTTGCCCGGTCTGCGGCAAGCCCGTCACGCGGGGCGTGCTCGCCCGCATCGCGGACCTCGCGGACCGCGCCGAACCGCAGCGGCCCCAGGGCCAGCCCGGATTCGAATCCATGATCCCGTTCAAGGAAGTGCTCGGCGAGATCCTCGGCGTGGGAGCGGGTTCCAAGAAGGTCCACGCCCGCTACCTGGAACTCGTGGGCGCTTTCGGGTCGGAACTGGCCGTTCTGCGTCGCGCCCCCCTGGAGGACATCCGCCGCCTGGACCCGGTCCTGGCCGAAGGCATCGGCCGGATGCGCGAGGGGCAGGTCATGCGCAAGCCCGGATTCGACGGCGAGTTCGGCGTCATTTCCCTGTTCACCCCCCAGGAGCGCGACCGCATCCGCAACGGACTCTTTCTCGCTCCCCAGCCCGAGCAGATGGCCGCGCCCAAGGAAAGCGAAGCCCCGACGGACGACGACCCCGCGCCCGCGCAGCCCATGGCCGTGCGCGTCGCCGCGGACGCCGCGCGCATCCGCTACAATTCCGACCAGCGCCGCGCCATTTCCGCCGGTCCCGGCCCCGTGCTGGTGGTGGCCGGGCCGGGCACGGGCAAGACGCAGACCCTCATGGGCCGCATCACCCGACTGCTGGAGGCGGGCGAACCGCCCCGGCGCATCCTGGTGCTGACCTTCACCCGGCGGGCCGCCGTGGAACTGCGCGAGCGGCTCCAGGCCACCCTCGGACTCGATGCGGACGCGCCCCTGCCCCAGGCCGGAACCCTGCACTCCCTGGCCTTCGAATACTGGCGCCACGCCTACGGCGAAGAGCCTGTCGTGCTCGACGAACATTCGGCCAAGACCATCTTCGCCGAAGTCAACCCGGAACTGACGGGCCGCGAACTGGACCGCGCCTGGGAACGCCACAACCTCGCCCGCGAAACCCTGGCCGAACAGGAGCCTGCCCTGGCCGAGGCCGTGCAGCGCTACACCAAGCAAAAAGAATCCTGGAACCTCGCGGACTACACCGACCTGCTCGAATTCCTGCTCGAACAGAGCCAGGGCGAGGCGTTCCAGCGCATCCACCACCACGTGCTCGTGGACGAGGTCCAGGATCTCTCGCCGTTGCAGATCAAGCTCGTGACCTCCCTGACCAAGGACAAAGGCGAAGGCTTCTTCGCCATCGGCGACCCCTGCCAGTCCATCTACGGCTTCCGGGGGGCGGCGGGCAACGCGGAGGAACTGCTGCGCGCGGTCTGGCCCAAGCTGGAGCGCATCCCCCTGCACGAAAATTATCGTTCCGGACAAAAAATCCTGAACGCCGCCCTGGGACTCTTCCCCAAGGAGCCGCGCCTGGAGGCGCAACAGGACATCGACGCCCGGCTGCACATTTTCCGCGCGCCGGACGGCCGCCGCGAGGCCGCCTGGATCAGCGAGCGCATCAAGCGGCTCATCGGCGCCACCAGCCACAGCCTCACGGACGCGGGCGGGCAGGGACGATACGCCCCAGGCGACCTGGCCGTGCTGGTGCGCTTTCGCGGCTTGATCCCCATCATCGAAGGCGCGCTCAAGCGGTACGGGGTGCCCTGCGCCACGCCCGAAACCGAAGCCTTCTGGAACGAGCCGCGCGTGGCCGCGATCCTGCGGGCCGCGGGCCGCACCCTGGGCCTGGCCTGCGGCGAAGGGCCGGAAGGCGACAAATGCCTCGAATTTCCCGCGCACCTGCTGCCCGGAGGTCCGGGAGCGCTCCGGGCGTATCTAAGCGCATCGGGCGGATATGACGATTTTTTCTGGAAGGGCAAGGCGTTCCGCGAGCTGAAGCAAGCCTACGAGCGCCGGGGCGGCTGGGCCGGTCTGGTCAACTGGGTGCATTTGCAGAGCGACCTGGAGCTGGTCCGGCGCACTGCGGAAAAAGTCCAGATCATGACCCTGCACGCCTCCAAGGGCCTGGAGTTCGACGTCGTGTTTCTGCCGGGCCTGGAAGAGGGCATCCTGCCCTTCGCCGGCACGGACATGCTCACGGGCAACGCCGGCGGAGCGAGGCTGCCCGCCGACGTGGAAGAGGAAAAGCGGCTGCTCTACGTGGGCATGACCCGCGCCAAGCGCGAGCTTTTCCTCAGCCATGCGGAACGGCGGATGCTCTTCGGACGGACCCTCAACCCTCAACCCTCGCGATTCCTCAAGGAAATCCCGGCCGAGCTGATGACCCGCTCGACCCTGACCGCACGCAAGGTGCAGAAGGAGCGGCGCATCAGTCTGCTAGACTGA
- the feoB gene encoding ferrous iron transport protein B, with translation MTSPVTIALTGNPNSGKTTSFNALTGSRQHVGNYPGVTVDCKEGFFKLAERNIRVVDLPGTYSLTAYTAEEIAARDFLLGQRPDAVVDVLDANTLERSLYLAVQLLEMGAPLVLGLNMMDEVRKKDMQINSALLSELIGCPVIETVARTGEGRDAMVRAALAVADSVDEWKPLRISYSADMDEALLEMEELINNAHFLTDRYPARWLALKYLEGDEQIRVEGRKAGDLSASLEAIAERVENHCRKTLNTDPEAVIADYRYGFIASLMKRGVVRRGTSRTRIEISDKIDRVVTSALFGPALMLLVLYGMFQVTFTVGDIPMGWVESMFGWLSDTAGALLPDGLLKSLIVSGMIDGVGGVLGFVPLIVIMFLMLAFLEDLGYMARMAYMLDRVFKAFGLHGCSVMPFIISGGIPGGCAVPGVMAARTLRSPKERLATILTAPFMVCGAKVPVFILLVAAFFPQSAGNAMFWITLVGWAMALVVAKGLRMTLLKGEPTPFLMELPPYRMPTLRGVLLHTWERAWQYIKKAGTVILAISILFWAAMTFPQLPAETLERFDAQRAAIEAQMEQADELARPALEASLTAVDNNQAEAALQNSVAGRVGMALEKVTSAAGFDWRVNIALIGGIAAKEVIVTTLGTAYSLGDVDPEDAAPLSQRLASDPDFSTATAVSLIIFILLYAPCFVTVVAMAKEASWGWAGFAVVFNTALAFGLATVSYQIVSGLG, from the coding sequence ATGACTAGCCCCGTGACCATCGCCCTGACGGGCAACCCCAACTCCGGCAAGACCACCAGCTTCAACGCCCTCACGGGCTCGCGGCAGCACGTGGGCAACTATCCCGGCGTGACCGTGGACTGCAAGGAGGGCTTCTTCAAGCTCGCGGAGCGCAACATCCGCGTTGTGGACCTGCCCGGAACATATTCCCTGACGGCCTACACCGCGGAGGAAATCGCGGCCCGCGACTTCCTGCTGGGCCAGCGGCCCGACGCCGTGGTGGACGTGCTCGACGCCAACACCCTGGAGCGCAGCCTCTACCTGGCCGTGCAGCTCCTGGAAATGGGCGCGCCCCTGGTCCTGGGGCTGAACATGATGGACGAGGTCCGCAAGAAGGACATGCAGATCAACTCGGCCCTGCTTTCCGAGCTGATCGGCTGCCCCGTGATCGAAACCGTGGCCCGCACGGGCGAAGGCCGCGACGCCATGGTCCGCGCGGCCCTGGCCGTGGCCGACTCCGTGGACGAGTGGAAGCCCCTGCGCATCTCCTACAGCGCGGACATGGACGAGGCCCTGCTGGAAATGGAGGAGCTGATCAACAACGCCCACTTCCTCACGGACCGCTACCCGGCGCGCTGGCTGGCCCTGAAATATCTCGAAGGCGACGAGCAGATCCGCGTGGAAGGCCGCAAGGCGGGCGACCTTTCCGCCAGCCTGGAAGCCATAGCCGAGCGCGTGGAAAACCATTGCCGCAAGACCCTGAACACCGACCCGGAAGCCGTGATCGCGGATTACCGCTACGGCTTCATCGCCTCGCTGATGAAGCGCGGCGTGGTCCGGCGGGGCACCTCGCGCACGCGCATCGAAATATCGGACAAGATCGACCGCGTCGTGACCAGCGCCCTGTTCGGCCCGGCCCTGATGCTGCTCGTGCTCTACGGCATGTTCCAGGTGACCTTCACCGTGGGCGACATCCCCATGGGCTGGGTCGAAAGCATGTTCGGCTGGCTCAGCGACACGGCGGGCGCCCTGCTGCCCGACGGCCTGCTCAAGTCCCTGATCGTCTCCGGCATGATCGACGGCGTGGGCGGCGTGCTCGGCTTCGTGCCCCTGATCGTGATCATGTTCCTGATGCTCGCGTTTCTCGAAGACCTCGGCTACATGGCGCGCATGGCCTACATGCTGGACCGCGTGTTCAAGGCCTTCGGCCTGCACGGCTGCTCCGTGATGCCCTTCATCATCTCCGGCGGCATCCCCGGCGGCTGCGCCGTGCCCGGCGTCATGGCCGCGCGCACCCTGCGCAGCCCCAAGGAACGGCTGGCAACGATCCTCACGGCGCCGTTCATGGTCTGCGGAGCCAAGGTGCCCGTGTTCATCCTGCTCGTGGCCGCCTTCTTCCCCCAGTCCGCGGGCAACGCCATGTTCTGGATCACCCTGGTGGGCTGGGCCATGGCCCTGGTCGTGGCCAAGGGCCTGCGCATGACCCTGCTCAAGGGAGAGCCGACCCCCTTCCTCATGGAGCTGCCCCCCTACCGGATGCCCACCCTGCGCGGCGTGCTGCTGCACACCTGGGAGCGCGCCTGGCAGTACATCAAGAAGGCGGGCACGGTCATTCTGGCCATCTCCATCCTCTTCTGGGCGGCCATGACCTTCCCGCAGCTTCCGGCGGAAACTCTGGAACGCTTCGACGCCCAGCGCGCCGCCATCGAGGCCCAGATGGAGCAGGCCGACGAACTCGCCCGGCCCGCCCTGGAAGCCTCCCTGACCGCCGTGGACAACAACCAGGCCGAGGCAGCGCTGCAAAACTCCGTGGCGGGCCGCGTGGGCATGGCCCTGGAAAAGGTCACCAGCGCAGCGGGCTTCGACTGGCGCGTGAACATCGCCCTCATCGGCGGCATCGCCGCCAAGGAGGTCATCGTCACCACCCTGGGCACGGCCTATTCCCTGGGCGACGTGGACCCCGAAGACGCGGCCCCGCTTTCCCAGCGGCTCGCCTCGGACCCGGACTTCTCCACGGCCACCGCGGTATCCTTGATCATCTTCATCCTGCTCTATGCGCCCTGCTTCGTCACCGTGGTCGCCATGGCCAAGGAGGCGTCCTGGGGCTGGGCCGGGTTCGCCGTGGTCTTCAACACGGCTCTGGCCTTCGGCCTGGCAACGGTCTCCTACCAGATCGTGTCCGGCCTGGGCTGA
- a CDS encoding FeoA family protein gives MADYIGLRKLKVDQKAVIRSVRAQGDLGRRIREMGLIPGTEIAVTGRAPLRDPVALRLNGFTLTLRNNEADHISVEVLDND, from the coding sequence ATGGCAGACTACATCGGACTTCGAAAACTCAAGGTGGACCAGAAGGCGGTCATCCGCAGCGTGCGCGCCCAGGGCGACCTCGGGCGGCGCATCCGCGAGATGGGCCTGATTCCCGGCACGGAGATCGCGGTCACGGGCAGGGCTCCCCTGCGCGACCCCGTGGCCCTGCGGCTGAACGGCTTTACCCTGACCCTGCGCAACAACGAGGCCGACCACATCAGCGTGGAGGTGCTCGACAATGACTAG
- a CDS encoding FeoA family protein codes for MKNQPLCRFPQGSLVRVEDLASCRGARSRLYALGLTPGTELEVISTSGGPCRLRVRGSDLIIGHGLANKIIVCPVDPCASECRIEDDPS; via the coding sequence ATGAAAAATCAGCCGCTTTGCCGGTTCCCGCAAGGTTCCCTGGTCCGCGTCGAGGATCTGGCCTCCTGTCGGGGAGCGCGTTCGCGGCTTTACGCCCTGGGGCTGACCCCCGGCACCGAGCTGGAAGTGATTTCCACTTCCGGGGGGCCTTGCCGTCTGCGGGTGCGCGGCTCGGATTTGATCATCGGGCACGGCCTCGCCAACAAGATCATCGTCTGCCCCGTGGACCCCTGCGCCTCGGAGTGCCGCATCGAGGACGATCCTTCCTGA